GATATACAAAGGATTAAGCGTCTGAGTAAGGCTCAGGAAGAAGCCAAAGACAAGAGTGACAGCTTTACTACAGACGGGCAGTCGGTTCAGTTTAATTGGACTTTGAAAGACTTGGGACGGTTGAGCTATACAAATGATGAGGGATTAGGTCTGACGGCTGATCAAATCGTTGAAACTTATGGCTTGGCTAGTTCAGCAGAATATGATCGCAATCGTCTGTTACTCCGATGGGGCCCTTCTGTCAGGGATAAGGAGCAAAATATTTCTTTTCAATTTGATAAAGTTGACCAGAACTACTATCTGAGACAAGTGGTAGTTGGAGATTCTTTTAAAGAATATAGAAAAGGGAAGGAAACGACAGATTGGAGCGTATTATCTCCCAAAGACCTTGAACGTTTGAAAGAAGGAGACAAGGAAACGGGTGAAGGAGGAACTGCTTTATCAGAGGTCCTGAAGAAGCATCCTGTTCCGTCAGAAATTGTCATCACAACCGAACGTGACGTGGATAATAAGATTATCTCCAACCGTCTGATTGCTGAGGTGACTTATAAAACAGAAGATAGTTATAACTATCTTCTGTTTGTAGGCCAGCCAGATGGAAATTTCTTATATATAAAGTCAGAGGAAATGTAAGTTTTAGTTATTTAGTTTATCTTTTGTGACTGACTGCTTTCAAAGCATTTCGTTATTAAAAGAGAACTGATAAGAATATTGGAAAAAAACAAAAAAGAGGAAAGAAGATTGACAGAACAGCAAACACAGCATTCTTTTGAGCCTTCAAGGAATGCTCAGTCGCAAGAGAAATTCCCGCATCATTTTCAACCTCAGCAAGGCCATGTTTCAAGTCCGCAGGGACCAACCCCACCTTTGACCAAGAATAAATCTTGGAAAGGAATCCTGATAGGCGGAGCCCTGCTCTCTCTTGGTCTTGGACTAATCGGAGGTGGAATCTGGGGCTATGGCATAGGAGTGGCGGATGTCATCAAAGGGGAATATCCTGTGCTGCATCCTTTGGCTGATGCCGGAGCATCAAAGAGAGATCAATCAGATCAGTACATTGACCCAGATACTACTGAATTCAAGTGGGATATTGATAGTTTGTCAGAGTTACGGTTCAATACTATTCAGACAGATACGAATGGTACTTCTGTGGAAGATATTCTCGATAAGCATGGCAAGGCCTTAAAAGAGGAGATCTCTAGCAAGAGTCTGGATTTAGAGTGGGGAACGTTTCAAACTTCTGATGATGAGGAAGAGTGGCCGATTTATTATACAGATCAAACCGCTTCTCTGCATTTCGAGAAGAAAAAAGATGGTTTCTATCTGAATAGCCTTCATATCTACAATATTCGCTTTGAAGGAAGCAAGCATAATGCTGAGGACGAAGCGATGGCGGCTGATTACTTTGAAAAACTGAAAAAAGGCGATGCAAAGACTGGTAAGGACGGCATTTCCTATAAGGAAGTTTTTAAGGAATATGGCAGTCCGAGGAGTATCTATATTCGTGTAGATGAAGATTTCAGTGAGGATACTAGTCAAACCATTATGGAGGCGGCTTATGATGCTCCTAATGATGGTACTTATAGGTTGTTCTTCGTTCAGCAGGAGGATGGAAACTATCTTTTGTCCGCTACTGCCAATAAATAAAATAGAACTCAAATAATAAAAGGAGAAACGATGTCAGAACAAAATAAACCGCAGGAACAATCTTTAGAAGGATTAGCTCCCTATCCACAGCAACCCCAGTCATCAGACCCAGGACAATTTGCAGCTAACTCAACAGAGGGGCAGCCTCTCCCAGTAGAAGGGGGCAGTCCTGAAATGCCGAATCCTAATCAAGATTTTGGTGTTCAGCAACCCATTTTTGATGCTCCTCAGCAGCAGATGCCTCAGCAGGATAATTGGGGAAATCCTGCTTTTCAAAAAGAAATTCCTCAGGGATTTAATCCAGCTGGTCAGAACTTTACCGGACCACAGCAAGCTGCAAACTTCGCTGGCCAGCCAAGTCCAGAGCCAAAGAAAAATAGTACGGGCAAGCTGATAGGATTTTTAGGAATAGGTCTGGCAGCGGGACTATTATTAGGAGGTCTTGGCGGCTATTTCCTAAATGATTTTATGGGTGGTGGAAGTGTGCCAAGTCTGTCTCGAAAGGGACATCAAAGCGATGTTGCTTCTTTTGTGGCTCCGTCAAAAGAGGATGTATATGAGTGGGAAGTGAAAGACCTTGAAAAGCTGAACATTGTTAGTGCGGATGATGAAGGATTGACCCCAGAACAAGTAGTCAAAGATTTTGGCTTGGCCAGCAGTGTGACGTTTCAGGAAGAAGGGCTCTCATTGTCTTGGTTACCTGACTCTAGTTATACCACTCTGACCTTTATGAAACACGAGGATGGCAGCTATCATCTTCAGGGTATGAGTATTATGCCCGGTAGTGACGACTATAATAAAAATGTATCTAGCCAGATTACAGAGAGCTTAAAGATGGGTGATGCGGAAACAGGCGAGGGCGGTTCTTCCTTTAAAGAAGTAATCAAGGAATACCCAGAATATCAACATATCTCAGTTTATGGGGATGGTGAATCAGAGCCGAAGATGCTTATAAACTATGAAACTTCTTCAAATAAGGAGATAACTTTGACTTTTATCCGTCAGGAAAACGGACAGTACCTATTGAGTAATCTTTCTAAATAGAATAAATGAATAGGAGTGCTTATCTTACAGCTGGTTGAGGCTTGTAGATCTGCGCTCTTTTTGTGACTCCAAGAAATTCGTAGTCAATTAATCTATCCTTGGCTTGTTGACCCTTGAACAGCAGCAGTTTTCCTTTCCCTGATTATATGTTACAATCGGAGGAGATGTAGCAGTATTATGCTAGACTTTCATCTAGCTGCTAGAAACTCAATTAGCTCAGTTTTTTTAGATGTGATTGCTATTCTTGTGATGGTTTTGAAAAACGAAAGACCAAGATTGGAAAGGAGTCCTGATGAAGTTATTGTTGGTGGAAGATGAAGCGGATCTAAATCGCAGTTTGACCAAGCTTCTCAAGAAAGAGCATTTTAGTGTGGACAGTGCTTTTGATGGAGAGGAAGCTCTGGAATTTTTGGAAATGGTGGACTATGACTTAATCATTCTAGATATTATGATGCCTCGTATGGACGGCTTTGCCTTTCTGGAGAAGATCCGTCAGGCTGGAAAGCAAGTCATTGTCTTGGTCCTGACTGCCCGTGACAGCTTGGAAGATAAGATTAGGGGCTTGGACTTGGGGGCAGATGATTATCTGGTCAAGCCTTTTGAGTTTGAAGAACTCTTGGCGCGGCTGCGGGCTCTTTTGCGGCGACAGCAACGTGAGCTGGTCAACCAGAAGATTGATCTAGGAGATGTCATCTTGGATCTGACTAAAAAAGCTGTCCTGAAAGATGATCAAGTCTTGGAGCTGACAGCCAAGGAATACGAAGTGCTGGAATACCTAGCTCGCAATCAAGATCATATTCTGTCGCGGGAGCAGATTCGAGACCATGTCTGGAATTTTGACTATGAAGGAGAATCCAATATTATTGATGTTCTGATTAAAAATATTCGCCGCAAGATTGATCAGGACAAGAAGCAGTCCATTATTCACACCAAGAGGGGAGTAGGCTATGTTATCTGGAGCTCGGAATAAGGAGAAAAAAGGCAGCATTGTTCTACGCATTACTCTTTGGTACAGCAGTTTTCTCTTTGTCTTTATTCTAGTGCTGCTGGGTCTGGCCTTTCTGTTATCCAGCAATCTGGCAGATGCAGCAGCCAAGCGGGAGCTGATTGAGTCAGCCACGGAAATAAGCCAGCAGCCCAGTGAGTACGAGGCTATGGATGATGGAATTTTTTATTCAATCTATGATAGTTCGGGAAACCTTGTCAGAAAAAGTCTGCCATCTGGCTTTGATGAGACTCTTCCTTTTAACCAATCTGTTGTAACGACGGCGACAGTTGATCAAAAGACCTATCTCTATTTTGACATTGAGATGAAAAATGGCGGTCAGTGGCTACGGGCGGTAACTCTGAGCAGTCATAGTAATCATGAATGGATTGATTATTTGACGTCCCTGGTCTTCATTTCCCCATTTCTATTAATCTTGATTATTGCTGGTGGTTGCTGGATTCTCAAAAAAGCCCTGAGGCCGGTAGATCAGCTATCTCAGACGGCATTAGAAATTCGCGAGAGCGGAGACTTTTCCAAGCGGCTGGCTCTGAAAGATAAGGATGATGAGCTGCATCGTCTGGGAAAGGCTTTTAATCTCATGCTGGATTCGCTGGAGACTTCCTTCCAGCGGGAAAAGCAGTTTAACCATGATGTCTCTCATGAGCTGCGGACACCGGTGGCGGTTGTTCTATCGGAGAGTGAGTATGGCCTTCGTTATGCAGAAAATCTGGATGAATCCAAGGAATCTTTTGAAATCATAAACCGTCAGACCAAGCGCATGAAGGAGATGATTAGCCATATCTTGGATCTGTCCAGGCTTGAGAATCAGCCAGCTCTCGTCAAAAAATCCCTGTCTCTGTCTGACTTACTGACGGATAAGATGACAGACTTCCAGAAGCTAAGTCAGGAGCGTGGGCTTGTTTTAGAAGCTTCCATAGATGAGGATTGCTGGATTGTTGCTGATGAGCTTCTGCTTCACCGTCTCTTGGATAATCTGATTAGCAATGCCTTGAAATTTACGAAGGACCGCATTGAGCTTTCCTTACGTAAGCTAGATGGCGTTTGTCAGCTGACGGTGGCGGATAATGGTGCTGGTATTGCTCCGTCTGAGGCCGATAAAATCTGGAATCGGTTTTATCAAGTTGACCAAGCCAGAAATAAAAACAGCCGAGAGGGAAGTGGCTTGGGACTAGCCTTGGTTCGAAAAATCGCTGATTTGCATCAGGTTCAGATAGAGCTGGTATCAGAGCTTGGCCAGGGAAGTCGCTTTATCCTGACTTTCCAGCTGGAGAAGAAATAAAAGATTTTTCGAATTATTTTTTAATTTTCCTCAAAATTCATTTTAGATTCATTTAGTCCTTGTACAATATAAGTATCAAATGAATAACATTTGATAGCTCTCCCCTTTGAAATGAAAAGAATGGTCTAGGATGCATTAACTGGAACGGTGTTTTCCTCGCCTGATTTTGATTTCTAGGGTCAAGTTTTAGAAAGGAAGGACGAGCCATGAAAAAACTAAAAGGAATCTTATTAGCCGGTTTGGCAGTAGGAATTTTAGCAGGTGGAGCAGCAACTGTTGTTTCAGCGGATTCGTATAAGCAAGCTACTCGGATTCAGGCAGCAACCGTAACTCTTTCAGACGCTAAGGCGATTGCCTTGCAGACAGCTGGTTCAGGGAAAGTCGTTTCTATTGATTTAGACGGAAATAAAGCTGGTGCTGTATACTATGATGTAACGGTATTGGACGGCTTTACAGAAAAAGAGTACAAGATTGATGCTCGAACAGGAAGCATTCTCAAAGCCAAGGAAGAGCCAATTGATGACAATGAGGACATGCAACTGACTCAGACTAATGTGCAATTGACCTTTGAAGATGCTGAGAAGATCTTGCAGCAAAAATATCCTCAAGCCCATGTTTATGACGAAGAGCTGGATATTTGGAGCGGTCAGGTAGTCTACAAGGTAGAAGCTCTGAACGGTACGCAAAAGATCAAAATGACCATTGATGCCAACAGTGGGAACATTTTGAACGAAAGAATTAAATAATATCGTTGGTATATAGTTTGGAATTGCTTTGTTGGGCACGAACGAGAGTTCGTGCCTTTTTCCTTGTAGATTTAGAGCTAAACCTGTTCAAAATATGATATACTGGAACAAGACTGTCTTAGCGAAGAACTGCCTTTTCAGAGTCTTTAGGGAAAGTCTGAACTAAGATGTTAAAGGGACTATTCATTTTAAGTCTCATATCAGTTATTTTATTGCAAAATAATCTAAAGAGTAAATGATATTTTAAAAAAGTTATTGATACAGATATAGTATTTTTAGCTTATTGAAGAAAGAGAAGTTAGTGTCTGTCTTTCCGAGTAGTTCTATCGAAATGAATGACAAATGCTATCTTATTAATGCTGATTAGTTAAAAAAATATGATTGGGAGAATATATGGAAAAAAGAAATCTGGAAGCCTTAAGACGGGAACATAAATCAAAATTTAACAAGGTTCAGCCTAAAAGAGGGGGCGTCAATCATTCTGTATCCCCATCCAAAAAATCTGTAGAAAACATTGAGTACAATGAACCCTCTTCTAATACAGCAATTAATGTAAGCGACAAAGATAGTGGAGCTCAGTTAAGCTATCAGGATGTTTCAGAGACTCCAGACGGTTTGAGAACTGAAACAGAGATTAAACGAGTTTCAACGGCTGAGTCAGATGACTTCTTGTACCTGAGGCGGAGGGAGTTATCTCGCCTTATTTTTGCTTTAGAATCCTTGAAATCTAAGAAGAAAGAATCACTCTATTTTAAGGATGAAACTAATCGTCCAGACTCAGAACTTGTATCTGAAGCAGAAGAGTATGAGCTGCGTCCGAGATTTAGTGCTGAGGAGCTCGCTAAAAAAGAAGAGAATGAGGCTTTTTGGAAGGAAAATTCGGAGACTTCATCTGATAGTTCTATGGGTTGGAAACTTATGTGGGCGTTTTTTATGTTACTCATAGGACTAGGAGCTGCAGGGCTAGTTTCCAATCCGAGCTCTAAAACAAATAATATTTATAATGATTCTTTTGATATTTATCAGGGGGGAACGTCATCTAACAGCGAAAAGGATTTAACTTCTACTAATCGTTCAGAATTGATTGCTGGAGAAGACTATCAGTTCCATATCACTTATGATGATATCGCACTTTTGTTTGCGGATTTTAAAGGAACTGCCTCTCGTTTAACAGCAGATGAAGTGGTTGCTAAGTTAGGAAAAGCGAAATCTGGGAGAGAACATAATTATGATAATCAAATAATAACACTGAATTTAGATTATCCTGATGCAGGATCAAATGCTTCGGTTTCAATTTCTTTTTCTAGTTACGGTAGTGTGGGAACGCCTAAATTAGATTCTCTGTTTAGTCATCATCTTAGCAGCAACAGTTTGCCAAATCGAAATTCTCAATTAACTCGTCAAGATTTTTCTGGTATAGAGAAAGGAAAATCCTACCAAGAAGTTGTCGGTCAATTGGGATTGCCAGATAGTCTTTCTATCTATACAAATTACATATCTTCTAGCAAAGTGTCTATTAGTTACCAGTTATCTGATGGACAAATAGTTAATCTTTCTTTTGAAGTCTCTGATTCTCAAGATTATATATTAGAAAAAAGTCCTGACTTAGAGGATGGAGTAGGAGAAACAAACACTTAGTGCTTGATGTAGAAGCTAATTTTGTTCAAGGTGCTAAAAGCATAGAGTTTAAAAAATACAATAGGAGAATGGATGAAAAAAAGAGATTTAGAGTCAT
This window of the Streptococcus sanguinis genome carries:
- a CDS encoding response regulator transcription factor — encoded protein: MKLLLVEDEADLNRSLTKLLKKEHFSVDSAFDGEEALEFLEMVDYDLIILDIMMPRMDGFAFLEKIRQAGKQVIVLVLTARDSLEDKIRGLDLGADDYLVKPFEFEELLARLRALLRRQQRELVNQKIDLGDVILDLTKKAVLKDDQVLELTAKEYEVLEYLARNQDHILSREQIRDHVWNFDYEGESNIIDVLIKNIRRKIDQDKKQSIIHTKRGVGYVIWSSE
- a CDS encoding HAMP domain-containing sensor histidine kinase; the protein is MLSGARNKEKKGSIVLRITLWYSSFLFVFILVLLGLAFLLSSNLADAAAKRELIESATEISQQPSEYEAMDDGIFYSIYDSSGNLVRKSLPSGFDETLPFNQSVVTTATVDQKTYLYFDIEMKNGGQWLRAVTLSSHSNHEWIDYLTSLVFISPFLLILIIAGGCWILKKALRPVDQLSQTALEIRESGDFSKRLALKDKDDELHRLGKAFNLMLDSLETSFQREKQFNHDVSHELRTPVAVVLSESEYGLRYAENLDESKESFEIINRQTKRMKEMISHILDLSRLENQPALVKKSLSLSDLLTDKMTDFQKLSQERGLVLEASIDEDCWIVADELLLHRLLDNLISNALKFTKDRIELSLRKLDGVCQLTVADNGAGIAPSEADKIWNRFYQVDQARNKNSREGSGLGLALVRKIADLHQVQIELVSELGQGSRFILTFQLEKK
- a CDS encoding PepSY domain-containing protein; protein product: MKKLKGILLAGLAVGILAGGAATVVSADSYKQATRIQAATVTLSDAKAIALQTAGSGKVVSIDLDGNKAGAVYYDVTVLDGFTEKEYKIDARTGSILKAKEEPIDDNEDMQLTQTNVQLTFEDAEKILQQKYPQAHVYDEELDIWSGQVVYKVEALNGTQKIKMTIDANSGNILNERIK